A stretch of the Saccharolobus caldissimus genome encodes the following:
- a CDS encoding HAD-IA family hydrolase, giving the protein MIITFDLYGTLVDWEYTITSYMNFIKANPKEFFECEINELKQFRKYSEILKLCLKKILKEKYSEELGEGLIYAFSKSPPFPDTVLGLRKLRKIAKLGIISNTERKLIKITLYGIEDLFDWIITAEDTGYYKPDENAFIKAYNMMGVDPKDVIHVSAYLQYDLETAKNIVKTTILVNRYGYDWPIKVNNIIEIAEML; this is encoded by the coding sequence ATGATAATAACTTTTGACCTATATGGAACACTTGTAGATTGGGAGTATACAATAACGTCTTACATGAATTTCATTAAAGCTAATCCAAAGGAGTTTTTTGAATGCGAAATTAATGAGTTAAAGCAGTTTAGAAAGTATTCAGAGATCTTAAAATTATGTCTTAAGAAAATATTAAAGGAAAAATATTCAGAAGAACTGGGAGAAGGATTAATCTACGCTTTTTCAAAATCACCTCCATTCCCCGATACTGTTTTAGGATTAAGAAAGCTAAGGAAAATAGCTAAGTTAGGTATAATTTCTAATACTGAAAGAAAGTTAATAAAAATAACTCTATATGGAATTGAAGATCTTTTCGATTGGATAATAACTGCCGAGGATACTGGCTACTATAAGCCCGATGAGAATGCGTTTATAAAAGCTTATAATATGATGGGCGTAGATCCTAAAGATGTAATTCATGTCTCAGCATATCTCCAATATGATTTAGAAACTGCTAAGAATATAGTTAAAACCACAATATTAGTTAACAGATATGGTTATGATTGGCCTATTAAAGTGAACAATATCATAGAAATTGCTGAGATGTTATGA
- a CDS encoding TenA family transcriptional regulator, producing the protein MNPLDQIRRELESLNYQVMNHPILKAAEEGKLNRNVINSFVINQWYIVNHDLRSLAIGLSRSNTIEELEIFKSLLDGDYNALMELIKLMRELRIEIRDPLTYNISPQAVSYTHYLSWLANYAKPSEFLFAGIVNLPVWGYVVTKFGEYLRKNYGIKELGFFEIFKGPYTELENKIVKLVENIPIERLRTISFTIQYYEKAFWDSIYSQ; encoded by the coding sequence ATGAATCCCTTAGATCAAATAAGGAGGGAATTAGAGAGTTTAAATTATCAAGTAATGAATCATCCGATTTTGAAGGCTGCTGAAGAGGGAAAATTAAACAGAAACGTAATTAACTCTTTTGTTATTAACCAATGGTATATTGTGAATCACGATTTGAGATCATTAGCTATAGGTTTATCAAGAAGTAATACAATTGAAGAATTGGAAATATTTAAGTCCCTTTTAGATGGAGATTATAACGCTTTAATGGAGTTAATTAAACTAATGAGGGAGTTAAGGATTGAAATAAGGGATCCACTTACGTATAATATTTCCCCACAAGCTGTAAGTTATACGCATTATCTATCGTGGCTTGCTAATTACGCTAAACCCTCCGAATTTCTCTTTGCCGGTATAGTAAACCTTCCAGTATGGGGATATGTAGTTACGAAATTCGGTGAATATTTAAGAAAAAATTATGGCATTAAAGAGTTAGGATTCTTCGAGATATTTAAAGGTCCATATACTGAATTAGAGAATAAAATAGTGAAATTAGTAGAGAACATTCCCATAGAGAGGCTGAGAACTATAAGCTTTACTATCCAATATTACGAAAAGGCGTTTTGGGACTCAATATACTCTCAGTAA